One Agrococcus jenensis genomic region harbors:
- a CDS encoding TIGR03842 family LLM class F420-dependent oxidoreductase produces the protein MEFGAVFQTNPPASRFVQLAQLAEVHGFSHVWSFDSHVLWQEPYVILSAALAATRRVTVGPFVTNPATRDWSVTASTFATLNEMYGNRTICGIGRGDSAVRVSGGEPTTLKELRQAVHVIRELGSSRAVEVGGVTLRLPWSHGSELPVWVAAYGPLALKLAGEVADGFILQLADPEITKWMIERVRTAASDAGRDPMSIRICVAGPAYVGDDLDHQREQSRWFGGMVGNHVADIVAKYGKGSAIPEDLASYIESRTGYDYNTHGKADNDHVDFVPDAIVDRFCVLGTADDHIEKLTRLRELGVDQFAAYVMHDDKEETLRQYGERIIPALRETAKARS, from the coding sequence ATGGAGTTCGGCGCCGTCTTCCAGACCAACCCGCCCGCGAGCCGCTTCGTGCAGCTCGCCCAGCTCGCCGAGGTGCACGGCTTCAGCCACGTGTGGTCGTTCGACAGCCACGTGCTGTGGCAGGAGCCGTACGTGATCCTCTCGGCGGCGCTCGCGGCGACCCGTCGCGTGACCGTCGGGCCGTTCGTCACGAACCCCGCGACGCGCGACTGGAGCGTCACCGCCTCCACGTTCGCGACGCTCAACGAGATGTACGGCAACCGCACCATCTGCGGCATCGGGCGCGGCGACTCCGCGGTGCGCGTCTCGGGCGGCGAGCCGACGACGCTCAAGGAGCTGCGGCAGGCCGTGCACGTCATCCGCGAGCTCGGCTCGAGCCGCGCCGTCGAGGTCGGCGGCGTGACGCTGCGGCTGCCCTGGTCGCACGGCTCGGAGCTGCCGGTGTGGGTCGCCGCCTATGGGCCGCTCGCGCTCAAGCTCGCGGGGGAGGTCGCCGACGGCTTCATCCTGCAGCTCGCCGACCCCGAGATCACGAAGTGGATGATCGAGCGGGTGCGGACCGCGGCGAGCGACGCGGGCCGCGACCCGATGTCGATCAGGATCTGCGTGGCCGGGCCCGCCTACGTCGGCGACGACCTCGACCACCAGCGCGAGCAGTCGCGCTGGTTCGGCGGCATGGTCGGCAACCACGTCGCCGACATCGTGGCGAAGTACGGCAAGGGCAGCGCGATCCCCGAGGATCTGGCGAGTTACATCGAGTCGCGCACCGGCTACGACTACAACACCCACGGCAAGGCCGACAACGACCACGTCGACTTCGTGCCGGATGCGATCGTCGACCGGTTCTGCGTGCTCGGCACCGCGGACGACCACATCGAGAAGCTCACCCGGCTGCGGGAGCTCGGCGTCGACCAGTTCGCGGCCTACGTCATGCACGACGACAAGGAGGAGACGCTCCGCCAGTACGGCGAGCGGATCATCCCGGCGCTCCGCGAGACCGCCAAGGCGAGGTCGTGA
- a CDS encoding ABC transporter permease yields the protein MRARGARPLLLGALGALGLAALWELYKALGPAEGVALGGTVLLPRTTDLAMPHVWDSVARAFQPATGAAGELVVVAVARAAAQTLGTAAIGLLLGAVVGVLLALVMQRFRLADRAMLPWLILSQTVPLIALAPLVVAWGGRLELGALQWERWMSVAVIASYLAFFPIAIGTLRGLRAPEQEHLDLFRAQGVGWWGTLRFLRLPAAVPQLLSSLRLGAATAIIGTVVAEVSTGARGGIGRLIVEYAQSGSSDPAKAWAPIAGAVVMGLVAAGIVALAGLALRDYRRAEAR from the coding sequence ATGAGGGCTCGGGGCGCGCGACCGCTGCTGCTCGGAGCCCTCGGCGCGCTCGGGCTCGCCGCGCTCTGGGAGCTCTACAAGGCGCTCGGGCCGGCGGAGGGCGTCGCGCTCGGCGGCACGGTGCTGCTGCCGCGCACGACCGACCTGGCGATGCCGCACGTGTGGGACTCCGTCGCCCGTGCCTTCCAGCCCGCGACCGGCGCGGCGGGCGAGCTGGTCGTCGTCGCCGTCGCCCGTGCCGCGGCGCAGACGCTCGGCACCGCCGCGATCGGGCTGCTGCTCGGCGCGGTCGTCGGCGTGCTGCTCGCGCTCGTGATGCAGCGCTTCCGGCTCGCCGACCGCGCGATGCTGCCGTGGCTCATCCTCAGCCAGACGGTGCCGCTCATCGCGCTCGCGCCGCTCGTCGTCGCGTGGGGCGGGCGGCTCGAGCTCGGCGCGCTGCAGTGGGAGCGGTGGATGAGCGTGGCCGTGATCGCCTCGTACCTCGCGTTCTTCCCGATCGCGATCGGCACGCTGCGCGGGCTCCGCGCGCCCGAGCAGGAGCACCTCGACCTGTTCCGCGCGCAGGGGGTCGGCTGGTGGGGCACGCTGCGGTTCCTGCGGCTGCCCGCCGCCGTGCCGCAGCTGCTGTCGTCGCTGCGGCTGGGCGCCGCGACCGCGATCATCGGCACCGTCGTCGCCGAGGTGTCCACGGGCGCGCGCGGCGGCATCGGCCGGCTCATCGTCGAGTACGCGCAGTCGGGCTCCTCGGATCCCGCGAAGGCCTGGGCGCCGATCGCGGGCGCCGTCGTCATGGGCCTCGTCGCGGCGGGCATCGTCGCGCTCGCGGGGCTCGCGCTCCGCGACTACCGGAGAGCGGAGGCGCGATGA
- a CDS encoding ABC transporter ATP-binding protein, whose translation MSAVEVADVTKVFETKAGRAASTVRALDAVSLTVAEGEFVALIGPSGCGKSTLMRLIADLDEPSAGEVRVFGMPARQARLERAYGIAFQQSGLLPWRTVRANVELPLQLHGASAADRRARADELIELVGLAEFADRHPDQLSGGMQQRVAIARALAEHPRLLLMDEPFGALDEMTRERLQGELLRIRAETGAAVVFVTHSIPEAVFLADRVVVMSPRPGRITDVVTVERAPVASAADDAVRETEAFFRSVTSVREALHGREGAAPRGAEAR comes from the coding sequence ATGAGCGCGGTCGAGGTGGCGGACGTCACGAAGGTGTTCGAGACGAAGGCCGGCAGGGCGGCGAGCACCGTGCGCGCGCTCGACGCCGTGAGCCTCACGGTCGCCGAGGGCGAGTTCGTCGCCCTCATCGGGCCCTCCGGCTGCGGCAAGTCGACGCTCATGCGGCTCATCGCCGACCTCGACGAGCCGAGCGCCGGCGAGGTGCGCGTCTTCGGCATGCCGGCGCGCCAGGCGCGGCTCGAGCGCGCCTACGGCATCGCCTTCCAGCAGTCCGGCCTGCTGCCGTGGCGCACGGTGCGCGCCAATGTCGAGCTCCCGCTGCAGCTGCACGGCGCATCCGCCGCCGACCGCCGTGCCCGCGCCGACGAGCTCATCGAGCTCGTCGGGCTCGCGGAGTTCGCCGACCGGCACCCCGACCAGCTCTCCGGCGGCATGCAGCAGCGCGTCGCGATCGCCCGCGCGCTCGCCGAGCACCCGCGGCTGCTGCTCATGGACGAGCCGTTCGGCGCGCTCGACGAGATGACGCGCGAGCGGCTGCAGGGCGAGCTGCTGCGCATCCGCGCCGAGACCGGCGCGGCCGTCGTCTTCGTGACCCACTCCATCCCCGAGGCCGTCTTCCTCGCCGACCGGGTGGTCGTGATGAGCCCGCGGCCCGGTCGCATCACCGACGTCGTCACGGTCGAGCGCGCGCCCGTCGCGAGCGCCGCCGACGACGCGGTGCGCGAGACGGAAGCGTTCTTCCGCTCGGTCACGTCCGTGCGGGAGGCGCTACACGGCCGGGAGGGCGCCGCGCCGCGCGGGGCGGAGGCGCGATGA
- a CDS encoding ABC transporter permease, which produces MTGAHWTDRGWVRIAAPAALGVAALALWEVGVRALEIQPYLLPAPSAILAQLQAAIAGVAQAALATGRNALVGLLLGAVVAVVVAALAARVRWLDQVVAPLVAAIAVVPIVALAPVLQTMYGATSEMPRIIVVAIASFVPVFITTLRGLRQVRPVHRDLMRAYGASGWQATRMVTMPGAVPFVFAGLTIASSVAVISAIVAEYFGGLQNGLGSRIASAAAQSGYARAWAYVVAAIALGLIFYTVTLLLERLASRWARIPVG; this is translated from the coding sequence ATGACCGGCGCGCACTGGACCGACCGCGGCTGGGTGCGGATCGCCGCACCCGCAGCGCTCGGCGTGGCCGCGCTCGCGCTCTGGGAGGTCGGCGTGCGAGCGCTCGAGATCCAGCCCTACCTGCTGCCCGCGCCGAGCGCGATCCTCGCCCAGCTGCAGGCGGCGATCGCCGGCGTCGCGCAGGCCGCGCTCGCGACCGGCAGGAACGCCCTCGTCGGGCTGCTGCTCGGCGCGGTCGTGGCGGTCGTGGTCGCCGCGCTCGCCGCGCGCGTGCGCTGGCTCGACCAGGTCGTCGCGCCGCTCGTCGCCGCGATCGCGGTCGTGCCGATCGTCGCGCTCGCGCCGGTGCTGCAGACGATGTACGGCGCGACGAGCGAGATGCCGCGCATCATCGTCGTCGCGATCGCCTCGTTCGTGCCGGTCTTCATCACCACCCTGCGCGGGCTGCGCCAGGTGCGCCCCGTGCACCGCGACCTCATGCGCGCCTACGGGGCGAGCGGCTGGCAGGCGACGCGGATGGTGACCATGCCCGGCGCCGTGCCCTTCGTGTTCGCCGGGCTCACGATCGCCTCGTCGGTCGCGGTGATCTCCGCGATCGTTGCCGAGTACTTCGGCGGCCTGCAGAACGGCCTCGGCAGCCGCATCGCGAGCGCCGCCGCCCAGTCCGGCTACGCCCGCGCCTGGGCGTACGTCGTCGCCGCGATCGCGCTCGGCCTCATCTTCTACACCGTCACGCTCCTGCTCGAGCGTCTCGCGAGCCGCTGGGCCCGCATCCCCGTCGGCTGA
- a CDS encoding ABC transporter substrate-binding protein — protein sequence MHRSAPPSASRSRRRAVLAAAAAVASAVLVACSTGAAPTESESAGADGELTPVTLQLQWFAQGQFAGYYAAVDQGFYEAAGLDVTITEGGADIVPQTVLADGGADFAIAWVPKALASREQGAMITDVAQIFQRSGTLQVSFADAGIDSVEDLAGKNVGSWGFGNEFELFAALTEAGLDPMTDVTLVQQAFDMSGLLAGDIDAAQAMTYNEYAQLLESVDPETGELYTADDFSVLDWNDVGTAMLQDAIWASSERLEDPEFEATTVAFIKASIEGWLYARDNPEEAAQIVVDAGSQLGASHQLWMVNETNSLIWPSEDGIGMIDEDAWEQTVDIAMSTRNQDGATVLTAAPDDGAWTNEYVEQALEQLEAEGVDVTGEDFAPIEVELQEGGQ from the coding sequence ATGCACCGTTCCGCACCGCCGTCCGCGTCGCGCAGCCGCCGCCGCGCCGTCCTCGCCGCCGCCGCAGCCGTCGCATCCGCCGTGCTCGTCGCCTGCTCCACCGGCGCCGCACCCACCGAGTCCGAGAGCGCCGGCGCCGACGGCGAGCTGACCCCCGTGACGCTGCAGCTGCAGTGGTTCGCGCAGGGCCAGTTCGCCGGCTACTACGCGGCCGTCGACCAGGGCTTCTACGAGGCGGCCGGGCTCGACGTGACGATCACGGAGGGCGGTGCCGACATCGTGCCGCAGACCGTGCTCGCCGACGGGGGCGCCGACTTCGCGATCGCGTGGGTGCCGAAGGCGCTCGCGAGCCGCGAGCAGGGCGCCATGATCACCGACGTCGCGCAGATCTTCCAGCGCTCGGGCACGCTGCAGGTCTCGTTCGCCGACGCCGGCATCGACTCGGTCGAGGACCTCGCCGGCAAGAACGTCGGCTCGTGGGGCTTCGGCAACGAGTTCGAGCTGTTCGCCGCGCTCACCGAGGCCGGCCTCGACCCGATGACCGACGTCACGCTCGTGCAGCAGGCGTTCGACATGTCGGGCCTGCTCGCCGGCGACATCGACGCCGCGCAGGCGATGACCTACAACGAGTACGCGCAGCTGCTCGAGAGCGTCGACCCCGAGACGGGCGAGCTCTACACGGCCGACGACTTCTCGGTGCTCGACTGGAACGACGTCGGCACCGCGATGCTGCAGGACGCCATCTGGGCATCGAGCGAGCGGCTCGAGGACCCGGAGTTCGAGGCCACCACGGTCGCGTTCATCAAGGCCTCGATCGAGGGCTGGCTCTACGCGCGCGACAACCCCGAGGAGGCGGCGCAGATCGTCGTCGACGCCGGCAGCCAGCTCGGCGCCTCGCACCAGCTGTGGATGGTGAACGAGACGAACAGCCTCATCTGGCCGTCCGAGGACGGCATCGGCATGATCGACGAGGATGCCTGGGAGCAGACGGTCGACATCGCCATGAGCACACGCAACCAGGACGGCGCGACGGTGCTCACCGCCGCGCCCGACGACGGCGCGTGGACGAATGAGTACGTCGAGCAGGCGCTCGAGCAGCTCGAGGCCGAGGGCGTCGACGTCACCGGCGAGGACTTCGCGCCGATCGAGGTCGAGCTGCAGGAGGGCGGCCAGTAG
- a CDS encoding aspartate aminotransferase family protein yields MTSPDPDGERARELDRLILHSWSKHGTTNPFTVARGEGVRLWDYDGREYLDFSSQLVNTNIGHAHPRVVEAIQRQAAELATVAPATTNLRRGEAAERILSTIDDMAAVFFTNGGADAVENAIRMARIHTGRAKVLSHYRSYHGNTGAAVNATGDHRRVGNEFSTGHVHCFGPFLYRSEFWAESEEQECERALQHARRVIEAEGPSTFAAILVESVPGTAGILVPPAGYLQGLRELADRHGIVLILDEVMAGFGRTGRWFAHQHDGVRPDLVTFAKGVNSGYVPVGGVIMAEHILDTFRERAIPGGLTYAGHPLAAASIVASIDAMREERIVEHAAHLGADILGPGLAALAERHAVIGEVRGRGCFWALDLVADRATREPVDASVVAQLKGLLMERGYVPFAADNRLHVVPPLVMGDDDARAGLAILDEAFAALS; encoded by the coding sequence ATGACGAGTCCCGACCCCGACGGCGAGCGCGCCCGCGAGCTCGACCGGCTGATCCTGCACTCCTGGTCGAAGCACGGGACGACGAATCCGTTCACGGTCGCGCGCGGCGAGGGCGTGCGGCTGTGGGACTACGACGGGCGCGAGTACCTCGACTTCTCGAGCCAGCTCGTGAACACGAACATCGGTCACGCGCACCCGCGGGTCGTCGAGGCCATCCAGCGGCAGGCGGCGGAGCTCGCGACCGTCGCCCCGGCCACGACGAACCTGCGGCGCGGGGAGGCGGCCGAGCGCATCCTGTCGACGATCGACGACATGGCCGCGGTGTTCTTCACGAACGGCGGTGCGGATGCCGTCGAGAACGCCATCCGGATGGCGCGCATCCACACCGGTCGCGCGAAGGTGCTCTCGCACTACCGCTCGTACCACGGCAACACCGGCGCGGCGGTGAACGCGACCGGCGACCACCGCCGGGTGGGCAACGAGTTCTCGACCGGCCACGTGCACTGCTTCGGCCCCTTCCTGTACCGCTCGGAGTTCTGGGCGGAGAGCGAGGAGCAGGAGTGCGAGCGGGCGCTGCAGCACGCGCGGCGCGTGATCGAGGCGGAGGGGCCGTCGACGTTCGCGGCGATCCTCGTCGAGTCGGTGCCGGGCACCGCGGGCATCCTGGTGCCGCCGGCCGGGTACCTGCAGGGGCTGCGCGAGCTCGCCGACCGGCATGGCATCGTGCTCATCCTCGACGAGGTGATGGCGGGCTTCGGCCGCACGGGCCGCTGGTTCGCGCACCAGCACGACGGCGTCCGCCCCGACCTCGTCACCTTCGCGAAGGGCGTGAACTCCGGCTACGTGCCTGTCGGCGGCGTCATCATGGCGGAGCACATCCTCGACACCTTCCGCGAGCGGGCCATCCCCGGCGGGCTCACCTACGCGGGCCACCCGCTCGCGGCGGCGTCGATCGTCGCGTCGATCGACGCGATGCGCGAGGAGCGGATCGTCGAGCATGCCGCGCACCTCGGCGCCGACATCCTGGGGCCGGGGCTCGCGGCGCTCGCCGAGCGGCACGCCGTCATCGGCGAGGTCCGCGGCCGAGGCTGCTTCTGGGCGCTCGACCTGGTCGCCGACCGCGCCACGCGCGAGCCGGTCGACGCATCCGTCGTCGCGCAGCTCAAGGGGCTGCTGATGGAGCGCGGCTACGTGCCGTTCGCCGCCGACAACCGCCTGCACGTCGTGCCGCCGCTCGTGATGGGTGACGACGACGCCCGGGCGGGCCTCGCGATCCTCGACGAGGCCTTCGCCGCCCTCTCGTGA
- a CDS encoding Type 1 glutamine amidotransferase-like domain-containing protein: MSIHLLGGGDADDESRWTGRFVAEARERAEGAPVIVVVLWAADAAEGETWHDDYRADLVKLGAGEVRIVQLTAERTLLPTDLGGADGIFIGGGLTPGYHAAVMPAADTIRGLVSTGVPYAGYSAGAMIAGDVALLGGWRIGGVPVVAQASAEGLDDVTLDAGLGLVDLVVDVHAAQYGTVSRAIAIVAAGLADRVVAIDECTSLIVGAGGLEVAGDGSVWTADRAGDTDRVTVAVLAAAPAA, from the coding sequence ATGAGCATCCATCTGCTGGGCGGCGGCGACGCCGACGACGAGTCGCGCTGGACCGGCCGCTTCGTCGCCGAGGCCCGCGAGCGCGCCGAGGGCGCACCCGTGATCGTGGTCGTGCTGTGGGCCGCGGATGCGGCCGAGGGCGAGACCTGGCACGACGACTACCGCGCCGACCTCGTCAAGCTCGGCGCGGGGGAGGTGCGCATCGTGCAGCTCACCGCCGAGCGCACGCTGCTGCCCACGGACCTCGGCGGCGCCGACGGCATCTTCATCGGCGGTGGGCTCACGCCCGGCTACCACGCGGCCGTCATGCCGGCCGCCGACACCATCCGCGGCCTCGTCTCGACCGGCGTGCCCTACGCCGGCTACTCCGCGGGCGCGATGATCGCCGGCGACGTCGCGCTGCTGGGCGGCTGGCGCATCGGCGGCGTGCCCGTCGTGGCACAGGCGAGCGCGGAGGGGCTCGACGACGTCACGCTCGACGCGGGCCTCGGGCTCGTCGACCTCGTCGTCGACGTACACGCGGCGCAGTACGGCACCGTCTCGCGGGCGATCGCGATCGTCGCGGCGGGCCTCGCCGACCGGGTCGTCGCGATCGACGAGTGCACCTCCCTCATCGTCGGCGCCGGTGGCCTCGAGGTCGCGGGCGACGGCAGCGTCTGGACCGCCGACCGCGCCGGCGACACCGACCGGGTCACGGTCGCCGTGCTCGCCGCAGCTCCCGCGGCATGA
- a CDS encoding uracil-DNA glycosylase — protein MTVAPLRELVDAGWAEALAPVEPVVRELGERLRRETAEGRPYLPAGDAVLRAFRQPLDAVRVLIVGQDPYPTPGHPIGLSFAVERHVRPLPRSLQNIYRELQDDVGIEPAPHGDLSAWADQGVLLLNRVLTVGAGVSDSHRGWGWEQVTEAAIRALVARRGSDGEPLPLVAILWGAKAQLLAPLLGETPVIASAHPSPLSASRGFFGSRPFSRANAALEAQGPAPIDWRIPVEREA, from the coding sequence ATGACCGTCGCGCCGCTCCGCGAGCTCGTCGACGCAGGCTGGGCCGAGGCGCTCGCGCCCGTCGAGCCCGTCGTGCGCGAGCTGGGGGAGCGGCTGCGGCGCGAGACCGCGGAGGGCCGCCCCTACCTGCCTGCGGGCGACGCGGTGCTGCGCGCGTTCCGGCAGCCGCTCGACGCCGTCCGCGTGCTCATCGTCGGCCAGGACCCATACCCGACGCCCGGGCACCCGATCGGGCTGTCGTTCGCGGTCGAGCGGCACGTGCGGCCGCTGCCGCGCTCGCTGCAGAACATCTACCGCGAGCTGCAGGACGACGTGGGGATCGAGCCGGCGCCGCACGGCGACCTCTCCGCCTGGGCCGACCAGGGCGTGCTGCTGCTCAACCGGGTGCTCACGGTCGGCGCGGGCGTCAGCGACTCGCATCGCGGCTGGGGATGGGAGCAGGTGACCGAGGCGGCGATCCGAGCGCTCGTCGCGCGCCGAGGCTCGGACGGCGAGCCGCTCCCGCTCGTCGCGATCCTGTGGGGCGCGAAGGCGCAGCTGCTCGCGCCGCTGCTCGGGGAGACGCCCGTCATCGCCTCCGCCCACCCGTCGCCGCTGTCGGCGAGTCGCGGGTTCTTCGGCTCGCGGCCCTTCTCGCGCGCCAACGCGGCGCTCGAGGCGCAGGGCCCGGCCCCGATCGACTGGCGCATCCCCGTCGAGCGCGAGGCCTGA
- a CDS encoding GNAT family N-acetyltransferase, producing the protein MLPEEYERRRRLPAHLREPEHREPDFAFTIRPVAAADLPVVRDIYRHYVLNSTVTFDERPKTLGQWRRSLREATELQLPFIVAESATGAILGYALVQPWKQRSAYRYTVESSVYLSPAATGRGLGRALMEALIEATKARGVREMIAVIADQGADASIRLHERLGFDEIGRMGRVGQKFGRELGIVLLQKSLRKKR; encoded by the coding sequence GTGCTGCCCGAGGAGTACGAGCGCCGTCGCCGCCTGCCGGCGCACCTGCGCGAGCCCGAGCACCGCGAGCCCGACTTCGCGTTCACGATCCGGCCCGTCGCCGCGGCCGACCTGCCGGTCGTGCGCGACATCTACCGCCACTACGTGCTGAACTCCACCGTCACGTTCGACGAGCGCCCGAAGACGCTCGGCCAGTGGCGGCGCAGCCTGCGCGAGGCGACCGAGCTGCAGCTGCCCTTCATCGTCGCCGAGAGCGCGACCGGCGCGATCCTCGGCTACGCGCTCGTGCAGCCCTGGAAGCAGCGCAGCGCCTACCGCTACACGGTGGAGTCGTCGGTGTACCTCTCGCCCGCCGCGACCGGCCGCGGCCTCGGGCGTGCGCTCATGGAGGCGCTCATCGAGGCGACCAAGGCGCGCGGCGTGCGCGAGATGATCGCCGTGATCGCCGACCAGGGCGCCGACGCGTCGATCCGCCTGCACGAGCGGCTGGGGTTCGACGAGATCGGGCGGATGGGCCGGGTCGGCCAGAAGTTCGGGCGGGAGCTCGGGATCGTGCTGCTGCAGAAGTCGCTGCGCAAGAAGCGCTGA